TAGATTTTCCAGTTGAACTTCTCAGTATCGCTTTGACGCGAATATCCGAATAACTTAATGATTGTGAACAAGGAAACTGGATTGAACTTCTGGTGACTACTGATGCTCTTAAACTTTTTAACCTCCCACTAATTTCTTGTTCAGCAGCAATTTGCCTATGCCGACTAGCAACCGTTGAATTCATGAATCGAGGCACTGAGTTAGATACACTTCTTTCAATAGGCTTCTTAGATGTTTTAGGAGTTTCAGTGACCTCTTTGAAATCATCTTTGGGACTAGTAGAGGCTACCAAGTCATCATCACTTTCAAGAAGACTAAATGTAGTTGAAAAGAGCTTTTTATTTTCGCTTAACTTTAACTCGGTATTCTGTATTTGATCCTTTAAACTCTGACGTTGCTTTTCAGCTTCCTTAATGTCTTCGTCGAGCTCGATAATCTTCTTATCCCTTTGCTTCTTCAATTCCTAAAGTACATGTATGCAGTAAGCAATCTTCAAATTAACAGTTGCCACTAAGTAACTTGGTTTAGGACAAGTTTTAGTAAGTTTATTATTACCACTGGTACTTCTTTATTGGACTCTATCGCTCTTGCTCTCTTTGCAAAGTTTAAAGAACAAATTGTCTCACAAACATCTTCTTCGGATGAGCTAATATGCACTAGCATCAACACCTTTGAGCCATCCCCTTATGTATTTCATTATAAAGATTAgacattttatattatataggaAAAAATCAGAAATATAAAGTCAACATAAAACATGAACTGTCCATATCACATTTGCACATGCATGGTTCATACAGACACATGTCTCAGTGTTCTTACTCTAGTTTCAATGTCTCACCATTTTGCACACAAAAAATTGGTAGTATTTGCAATTTAGATAAGAAAGCGGCATCATACCGAGAGAATCTCGCAGTAGTTGGGTCAGCTTGCTATTTCTGCAAACAAAGTAACATAAAATTATGTAATAGTTTGATTGTCTAGAAAGAAACAATAATTAGGATagaataaaagaaacaaaagctATATTAAAAATGTCTGATATCTGTAGTTATGTTATAGATTGCATAGAAAACATAATTAAACATGAGCAATCAGCACTAGCAAAATACTTGCCTGTAAGGCACATGACACCTCTTTCTCTTCAAAGCTGCAAGGACATCAGCTAGAGCTGAAAGAGAAAGATTAATAGCTCGGCCTTCATCAAGTGTTAGTCCACTTGCCCCAGTTTTTAGCAACCGTTCGCTGCCTCCAAGATCAACCATCCACAACTTACTTGTTTCGGTTTTGGCTTGCGAAGCATCCCCGCGTCTAAATATGCTTATCCTTGTCAAGCTAGATATATAAAGCTAAACAGATAACGTAACTATCAAGCTGAGAAAACAATGAGAATGTTTTGGAGTATCTAATTAGAACTATGACTCACCAGTGTGACCTGCTAGATGCCTCATTTACATTAGTCCACGAGGTCGATCTGAACCGTCTTCCTTTGTTGTACCACCATCTGGCTTTAGCATAATCTGAAATTTGCACTTCTGAGAGACCCTCAATTTCCACCAATCCCTTTGGATCTGTTTGGATGTTGAGATTGCTGAAAAAAGAGTTGACGAACCAGAGTCTCAGACAAATTACCCTATGAAATTCAATCATACATAGAAGTTTTAGtgaaaatggtaaaaaaaaaagaaagaaaaggttACCATTTTGTCATAGGTTCATATGATCTAGAAGACTGTCTTGGAGCCAGCAGATCCCTGACATTGCCCATGTAAACTTCCAACATACTCATTGAAAAAGTAAATGAAGATGAACTATCCATCGAGGCTTGACAAAAGAGCTCTTCGAGTGCACGAGGAATGATCCCTGGTAGCTCATTTGTACCATCCTAAATTAATCATGTCAAAAGCCACCATACATACATTAGATAATGGCAATGTTACTACACAGTCACACACTAAgcattattaaattttaatatttaatataactcGTCGTTACAAAATCGACTTGTAAGGCGAGAAGTGTCATTGTTTAAGTGGATTTTTCCCAGTAAGCGATAACATTATTTAGCACATGAACACAAATATAAACACAAATTTCGACATGACTGACCATGGTGAATGTCTTGCCTGTGCCTGTTTGACCATAAGCGAAAACACACACATTGTGCCCGTCCATTGCTGATCTTAGAATTGGCTCCACCTCAACAAAAACACTTTCTGTAGAGGTTCAAACAATGGCAAACACAAA
The genomic region above belongs to Cicer arietinum cultivar CDC Frontier isolate Library 1 chromosome 4, Cicar.CDCFrontier_v2.0, whole genome shotgun sequence and contains:
- the LOC101489288 gene encoding kinesin-like protein KIN-14U isoform X2, with the translated sequence MCVFSLMVKQAQDGTNELPGIIPRALEELFCQASMDSSSSFTFSMSMLEVYMGNVRDLLAPRQSSRSYEPMTKCNLNIQTDPKGLVEIEGLSEVQISDYAKARWWYNKGRRFRSTSWTNVNEASSRSHCLTRISIFRRGDASQAKTETSKLWMVDLGGSERLLKTGASGLTLDEGRAINLSLSALADVLAALKRKRCHVPYRNSKLTQLLRDSLGDGSKVLMLVHISSSEEDVCETICSLNFAKRARAIESNKEVPVELKKQRDKKIIELDEDIKEAEKQRQSLKDQIQNTELKLSENKKLFSTTFSLLESDDDLVASTSPKDDFKEVTETPKTSKKPIERSVSNSVPRFMNSTVASRHRQIAAEQEISGRLKSLRASVVTRSSIQFPCSQSLSYSDIRVKAILRSSTGKSRHAETNNVSNTILTERPKCNELESKVITPRSTMITSSDSNLRVKLCHHRRRMSDLI
- the LOC101489288 gene encoding kinesin-like protein KIN-14U isoform X1, with product MLVSNEEEKILLTEVSKSLSLDLNSDSVDGLLPVSAVYTDVGVVPEHQKNELQRLISNLESEVEELRLKQRIVDEKRREALSKILDIKGSIRVFCRVRSTEKRRNSESVSVLSERIHVKLGGTRKDFEFDKVFPQEASQESVFVEVEPILRSAMDGHNVCVFAYGQTGTGKTFTMDGTNELPGIIPRALEELFCQASMDSSSSFTFSMSMLEVYMGNVRDLLAPRQSSRSYEPMTKCNLNIQTDPKGLVEIEGLSEVQISDYAKARWWYNKGRRFRSTSWTNVNEASSRSHCLTRISIFRRGDASQAKTETSKLWMVDLGGSERLLKTGASGLTLDEGRAINLSLSALADVLAALKRKRCHVPYRNSKLTQLLRDSLGDGSKVLMLVHISSSEEDVCETICSLNFAKRARAIESNKEVPVELKKQRDKKIIELDEDIKEAEKQRQSLKDQIQNTELKLSENKKLFSTTFSLLESDDDLVASTSPKDDFKEVTETPKTSKKPIERSVSNSVPRFMNSTVASRHRQIAAEQEISGRLKSLRASVVTRSSIQFPCSQSLSYSDIRVKAILRSSTGKSRHAETNNVSNTILTERPKCNELESKVITPRSTMITSSDSNLRVKLCHHRRRMSDLI